A portion of the Plasmodium gaboni strain SY75 chromosome 5, whole genome shotgun sequence genome contains these proteins:
- a CDS encoding hypothetical protein (conserved Plasmodium protein, unknown function) produces the protein MDKNNCTNNTTLSVLLYNDILKYWISFFLKDEKENKNNSIHLTSEECLDLYNIKLNNNTFYGLAKFDKYACPYFCANNNICIRNNHNSEYFGLFRKRELTGYGEIKSKGFLLYKGYIYKGKKNKVGKYIFRNKKSSKIIYYKGSWKNNKRYGYGQIKLYNNKKKKYIYLYKGYFKYNQRYFYGIQFFKDTSYYIGFWKKNKKWGYGKMTWIIKKKYHINHKINYNNFNHKKIIDNQNNKINYINNNIYNYKNDNNLYNKKKSFFFIHSIYIGQWKNDKQEGYGKFFWFKKRKKKKKKNINKNININKNINININKNIIKSMEKYRNINTYNYKDIYRNNIIYHTDSYNSYEGYWIKGKRFGYGIFNYYNGKKYIGMWKNNKKDGYGYLININNIINICFYKQNKLIYEFSINKIYQINNLYNNTLCNVINLSFFKKYYNLKNKKLQSLYKIIYDNFTFLIDIYNFYKDKKYIYIKSNTTIYNNMCIKQNSHSTYNNMYHNSFTLQNLWSMFFNSHIFDMHFFRYNLDNLVIDYLSYIDQGETNYFLEKSEQPTEQISSFLYNERDFIKKFFTPVDYLKNISTNKNGHTKENINEHVKEHINEHINEYVGRESEKLIHKDNITTMNTPNNVPIDNNTSNTNIICHSCKNIKTHLLSSNNNIQSIYSPNYFSSPYQYFIFNMDLCLLKDCTDFYKYHWKHSFYKQANYILLKNILFFIIKNNNIQKENMYFFLYYVLSSMLITTIPLYYPLIDILCKYEDDKKRFKDYNLYKYLYVHMNYKQCHHNDIHFMSHMKKITDYIFLRKYFIHDEKRIITFNSFILTLVHIDIRIGDHNKCEHKNLYHLIQFLKQHATWKKDKQNDEQDIIQQIKNKRNFHFSTIRYIINKKKYYNNKTSYHFKEKEIDGITYIINIQKNNKINKKNNTNVKKYKHLKNNNINNIHIWNHFFPIYYHNNILYKYCPKNKKNNTKNNTKNNAKNNAKKNCKFCLKRIKFYLKNENLYDQELRNILENFVYYYIFFFLIFKKNEKKNLSIFSMKLNLSIKLKNILKFLFHLNIITKYNNKYKMNCVNLSSLKKKKYTTKIKYNHIYNNPSYDIIFQRDTHENNKNTKILSSSLLLNIEDNNNVEIEKEQVILNNKGKIYNENIDSTCHINDYKREEINSSPINTYEKNDHNIYTINKKHYTNTNYFNHKVVKIIQKMSGQFCLSFFEVLSMFSKILIPQRIHLIKEPLIEIYLKKLKTKRKLMKIRKIQKFVIKNNILHYYMILKKEKKKYTNQYYKCTNKKYICHNNKMVLNKLINILNEKEKELFSHQINEQHSTLQNESPIVKKQIIPSTHDNISSIKKKKKKKKEKNTVTNINNSNVNKQINSNDIHNKDTYNKLKTNKNLNTTLLYLPKNQYMKSPIYCFRKYVFSHKNYMNILDFYNIYVTPYEFITFFLKFVQKIKKKKKIQAPYNEVLFFFIFHVLIYKSFQLIKKKKKK, from the coding sequence ATGGATAAAAACAATTGTACAAATAATACAACTTTAAGTGTACTTTTGTATAATGATATACTTAAATATTGgatatctttttttttaaaagatgaaaaagaaaataaaaataattccATACATTTAACATCAGAAGAATGTTtagatttatataatataaaactTAATAATAACACATTTTACGGACTAGCCAAATTCGATAAATATGCCTGTCCATATTTTTGTgctaataataatatatgtataagaaataatcataatagTGAATATTTTGGTTTATTTAGAAAAAGAGAATTAACAGGATATGGGGAAATAAAATCAAAAGggtttttattatataaaggatatatatataagggtaaaaaaaataaagtaggaaaatatatttttaggAATAAAAAGAGTTCAaagattatatattataaaggGTCCTggaaaaataataaaagatatgGATATGGTCAAATAAAactatataataataaaaaaaaaaaatatatttatttatataaaggatattttaaatataatcaaagatatttttatgGTATTCAATTTTTTAAGGATActtcatattatattggtttttggaaaaaaaataaaaaatggGGATATGGAAAAATGACCTggataataaaaaaaaaatatcatataaatcacaaaataaattataacaattttaatcataaaaagataatagacaatcaaaataataaaataaattatatcaacaataatatttataattataaaaatgacaacaatttatataataagaaaaaatcttttttctttatacATAGTATTTATATAGGACAATGGAAAAATGATAAACAGGAAGGATATGGGAAATTTTTCTGGTttaagaaaagaaaaaaaaaaaaaaaaaaaaatataaataaaaatataaatataaataaaaatataaatataaatataaataaaaatatcattaaatctatggaaaaatatagaaatataaatacatataattataaagatatatatagaaataatattatttatcataCTGATTCTTATAATAGTTATGAAGGCTACTGGATTAAAGGAAAACGTTTTGGATATGgtatttttaattattataatggTAAGAAATATATAGGTATGTggaaaaataataaaaaagatgGATATGgatatttaattaatatcaataatattattaatatatgtttttataaacaaaataaattaatatatgaattctcaataaataaaatttatcaaataaataatttatataataatacattatGTAATGTAATTaatctttctttttttaaaaaatattataatttaaaaaataaaaagttGCAAAGTCtatacaaaattatatatgataatttcACTTTTCttattgatatatataacttttataaagataaaaaatatatatatatcaaatcAAATACtactatatataataatatgtgtATTAAACAAAATTCTCATTCAacttataataatatgtatcATAATTCTTTTACACTACAAAATTTATGGAGCATGTTTTTTAATTCTCATATATTTGATATGCACTTCTTTCGATATAATCTAGATAATCTAGTCATAGATTATTTATCTTATATTGATCAGGGGGaaacaaattattttcttgaAAAAAGTGAGCAACCTACGGAACAgatttcttcttttttatataatgaaagggattttattaaaaaattttttacaCCCGTTgattatttgaaaaatatttcaacaaataaaaatggacacacaaaagaaaatataaatgaacaTGTAAAGgaacatataaatgaacatataaatgaatatgtAGGACGTGAAAGTGAAAAGTTAATACATAAAGACAATATAACCACTATGAATACTCCTAATAATGTTCctattgataataatacttcaaatacaaatataatatgtcatagttgtaaaaatataaagacacatttattatcatctaATAACAACATACAAAGTATATATTCACCAAACTACTTTTCTTCTCCTTatcaatattttatttttaatatggatttatgtttattaaaAGATTGCACAGacttttataaatatcaCTGGAAACATTCCTTTTATAAACAAGcaaattatattttattaaaaaatatacttttctttattataaaaaataataatatacaaaaagaaaatatgtatttttttttatattacgTTTTGTCTAGTATGCTCATTACAACTATTCCTTTATATTATCCTttaatagatatattatgtaaatatgAAGATGATAAGAAAAGATTCAAAgattataatttatataaatatttatatgttcatatGAATTATAAACAATGTCATCATAATGATATACATTTTATGTCacatatgaaaaaaattacagattatatatttttaagaaaatattttatacatgatgaaaaaagaataataacTTTTAATTCATTCATTCTTACACTTGTTCATATAGATATAAGAATTGGAGATCATAATAAATGTgaacataaaaatttatatcaCTTGATTCAATTCTTAAAACAACATGCAACTTGGAAAAAAGATAAACAAAATGATGAACAAGATATAATAcaacaaattaaaaacaaaagaaattttcatttttctaccattagatatattataaataaaaaaaagtattataataataaaacaagttatcattttaaagaaaaagaaatcgatggaataacatatataataaatatacagaaaaataataaaataaataaaaaaaataatacaaatgttaagaaatataaacatttgaaaaataacaatattaataatattcatatcTGGAATCATTTCTTTcctatatattatcataataacatattatataaatactgtccaaaaaacaaaaaaaataatacaaaaaataatacaaaaaataatgcaaaaaataatgcaaaaaaaaattgtaaattctgtttaaaaagaataaaattttatttgaaaaatgaaaatttatatgatcaAGAATTAAGAAATATACTGGAAAATTTTGTCTATTActacatttttttttttttgatttttaaaaaaaacgaaaaaaaaaatctcTCAATCTTTTCAATGAAATTAAATCTATCcataaaattaaaaaatattttaaaatttttatttcacCTTAATATAATcacaaaatataataacaagTATAAAATGAATTGTGTTAATTTGTcttctttaaaaaaaaaaaaatatacaacaaagataaaatataatcatatatataataacccttcttatgatataatatttcaaagGGATACTcatgaaaataataaaaatacaaaaatattatcatcatcattactgttaaatattgaagataataataatgtcgaaatagaaaaagaacaagttatattaaataataaaggaaaaatatataatgagAATATAGATAGTACATGCCATATAAATGATTACAAGCGTGAAGAAATTAATAGCTCTCCTATAAATActtatgaaaaaaatgaccataatatatatactattaACAAAAAACATTATACAAACacaaattattttaatcACAAAGTTGTAAAgataatacaaaaaatgTCTGGTCAATTTTGTTTATCCTTTTTTGAAGTTCTATCCATGTTTTCTAAAATTTTGATCCCACAAAGGatacatttaataaagGAACCTCTTATagaaatttatttaaaaaaattgaagACAAAAAGGAAACTCATGAAAATCAGgaaaatacaaaaatttgtgataaaaaataatatattacattattatatgatattaaaaaaagaaaaaaaaaaatataccaatcaatattataaatgtacaaacaaaaaatatatatgtcataataacaaaatggtacttaataaattaataaatatattaaatgaaaaagagAAAGAATTATTTAGTCATCAAATAAATGAGCAACATTCTACTCTTCAAAATGAATCCCCAATTGTGAAGAAACAAATTATTCCTTCAACACatgataatatatcatcaataaaaaaaaaaaaaaaaaaaaaaaaggaaaaaaatactgttactaatataaataattcaaatgTTAATAAACAAATCAACTCAAATGATATACACAATAAAGacacatataataaattaaaaaccaataaaaatttaaatacCACTCTTTTATATCTTCCAAAAAATCAATATATGAAGAGCCCAATTTATTGTTTTAgaaaatatgtattttcacataaaaattatatgaacattttagatttttataatatctaTGTCACACCATATGAATTCATCAcattctttttaaaattcgttcaaaaaattaaaaagaagaagaaaatacaAGCACCATACAATGAAGTgcttttcttttttatatttcatgTTTTGATTTATAAATCCTTCCAGCtgattaaaaaaaaaaaaaaaaaataa
- a CDS encoding putative kinase, with protein sequence MDEKNNPDDEKKSEIIKKANNDIDKKNEEINEEYNKSSNICIINSYNNETHIMKNEENDKYENIIKYNIKDIPLRQNNYYIDKNIKLNNICNDIIINNVDVSEYIPKNDTSNVNMNHLSFSINTKKNDNINNNDSCYNYKTGDKYRWSLDRNNKNYCKQNCNILNISKENINEKYDVNKNDYISLVKHKKEEKIKNNVNTQNDYEFLYNMDNIKLTGTSVILTNENSKYIYKLIPFFKNGEAQFYTKVSEAYNDIYKKEKKKTPLEDVEMDNNKNKNIHNIDNNNNNNIYYNCNYYNLCEYADMLFTMDYIYNLFLETQKKCIEDNSGKNIFFSLFNKRNNISIVYNKINNPSNIGLDVCNTYEEFNKLSFEEKYYHTILCEPIKKLYISEKKHINIYNILNENNYNLKKCDELSSCNYKTVSAVKSCQNIFYQKFILSLLVKYKLIPQYFDLVQVAKCIQNEKNKINVKEDIDIKMCTNVQPINQIKQTMDKTNNKDNINNKDNINNKDNINNKDNINNKDNINNKDNINNKDNINNKDNKDNINNKDNIYNTNHQHNDVFIKLEKNSITKNNPYEDIHSMNKNDYNKNKCISNNDQEIWKVYNEKCKNNRDVNIHSSLKLEKLCHNIKSSNQQIIDLKLGYNTVIDNDLTFNKDLLNDSHSVNWNLKEYYVDKWSQMKKDIRKKFTTTNMSDQHIIDLCSKDLNLPTCFDKYNNKDIYALLKSWRQSVTSFKSTQRNLGFRICTLIQHINYSDLLNDDQVKIQYSQFAQNNCLFEKNNILNTQTNTLKKYSELNKIEIKDCYDHVTKKLKINRHLGFSLREDQVIYFLSIFLKKIVHLILPQLLNLKIWLEQQSLYSFCSTSLLIIYDKNKPSFCDIKWIDFTYSLENKSNWKLYPLNNTKLNMDIIYGLNNLIKLCRTIFFSNILPQTLKNNGKSKNEE encoded by the coding sequence atggatgaaaagaataatccagatgatgaaaaaaaaagtgaaattataaaaaaagcaaataatgatatagataaaaaaaatgaagaaataaatgaaGAGTACAATAAAAGCTCAAATATATGCATCataaattcatataataatgaaacacatattatgaagaatgaagaaaatgataaatatgaaaatataataaaatataatataaaggaCATACCATTGAgacaaaataattattatattgataaaaatataaaacttAACAACATATgtaatgatataataattaataatgtTGATGTATCTGAATATATACCTAAAAATGACACATCGAATGTTAATATGAATCATTTATCTTTCTcaataaatacaaaaaaaaatgataatataaataataatgatagttgttataattataaaacaGGTGATAAATATAGGTGGTCACTAgatagaaataataaaaattattgtaaacaaaattgtaatattttaaatatttctaaagagaatataaatgaaaaatatgatgTAAATAAGAATGATTATATATCCCTTGTCAAACATAAGAAGGAGgaaaagataaaaaataatgtgAATACACAAAATGATTATGAATTTTTATACAATATggataatataaaattaacaGGAACATCTGTTATATTAACAAATGaaaattcaaaatatatttataagttaattcctttttttaaaaatggAGAAGCACAATTTTATACAAAAGTGTCTGAAGCATAcaatgatatatataaaaaggaaaaaaaaaaaacaccTTTAGAGGATGTTGAAAtggataataataaaaataaaaatattcataatattgataataataataataataatatatattataattgcaattattataatttgtGTGAATATGCAGATATGCTTTTTACAATggattatatatataaccTTTTTCTTGaaacacaaaaaaaatgtatagAAGATAATAGTGgcaaaaatatttttttctctttatttaataagagaaataatatatccattgtatataataaaataaacaatCCATCGAATATTGGATTAGATGTATGTAATACATATGAAGAgtttaataaattatcatttgaAGAAAAGTATTATCATACAATTTTGTGTGAAcctataaaaaaattatatatatcagaaaaaaaacacataaatatttataatatattaaatgaaaataattataatttaaaaaaatgtgaTGAATTATCATCATGTAATTATAAAACAGTGAGTGCAGTTAAGAGTTgtcaaaatatattttatcaaaaattcatattatcTCTTCTAgttaaatataaattaattcCTCAATATTTTGATTTGGTTCAGGTAGCTAAATGtatacaaaatgaaaaaaataaaataaatgtaaaagAAGATATAGATATTAAAATGTGTACAAATGTACAACCAATTAATCAAATTAAACAAACAATGGATAAgacaaataataaagataatataaataataaagataatataaataataaagataatataaataataaagataatataaataataaagataatataaataataaagataatataaataataaagataatataaataataaagataataaagataatataaataataaagataatatatataatacaaatcACCAACATAATGatgtatttattaaacttgaaaaaaatagtaTAACTAAAAATAATCCTTATGAAGATATTCATTCGATGAACaaaaatgattataataaaaataaatgcATATCAAATAATGATCAGGAAATATGGAAAGTGTACAATgaaaaatgtaaaaataatcGTGATGTTAATATTCATTCATCTCTTAAGTTAGAGAAATTATGCCATAATATTAAATCTTCTAATCAACAAATAATAGATTTAAAACTTGGTTATAATACAGTAATTGATAATGATCTAACATTTAATAAagatttattaaatgatagTCATTCTGTAAATTGgaatttaaaagaatattatgTAGATAAATGGTCCCAAATGAAAAAAGATATAAGAAAGAAATTTACAACTACCAATATGAGTGATCAACATATTATAGATTTGTGTTCAAAAGATTTAAATTTACCAACATGttttgataaatataataataaggatATTTATGCCTTATTAAAATCCTGGAGACAAAGTGTTACATCTTTTAAATCAACACAAAGAAATTTAGGATTTAGAATATGTACATTAATacaacatataaattattcaGACCTATTAAATGATGATCAAGTAAAAATACAGTATTCACAATTTGCACAAAATAATTGTTTATTcgaaaaaaataatatattaaatacTCAAACAAATAcattgaaaaaatattcagaattaaacaaaatagaaataaaagatTGTTATGATCATGTAAcgaaaaaattaaaaattaatagaCACCTTGGTTTTTCTTTACGTGAAGATCaagttatatatttcttatcaatttttttaaaaaaaattgtacatttaattttaccacaattattaaatttaaaaatatggtTAGAACAACAATctttatattctttttgttcaacatcattattaataatatatgataaaaacAAACCATCATTCTGTGATATTAAATGGATTGATTTTACATATTCTTTAGAAAACAAGTCCAATTGGAAGCTATACCctttaaataatacaaaacTTAATATGGACATTATTTATGgattaaataatttaattaaattgTGTAGAACTATATTTTTTAGTAATATTCTACCCCAAACTCTTAAAAATAATGGAAAAAGTAAAAACGAAGAATGA
- a CDS encoding hypothetical protein (conserved Plasmodium protein, unknown function), which translates to MKDVIMNEEKCNDIEKYYRNPFISTKEDYLHERIEKIICSILLSRNIKKANCLVLDILFDIFMKIIKTIGYHCKKLSSLRGSHVVNYIDIKYCLKLAFYNIYNEIYILKDYSKLYQDIIYYHIYDEDDNNKNNLHNNNEINNNNFIICDDNQEHVGEDDGFYNKNEESNLRKSTCSMKVIKEKENYINVVQNSYLYYKHLCTKKNNNTYDVINNLNSTNNLFTNEFNNKNIQDGNLSNSECVNILSLRENINVEKYKEIMMLKKNYIHDHMPIIPLSINRKEKITGFINEKDNNTYDHMKLQSNNLLNNDEQNIHSSSYSSSSSSSSSSDDSQESKKKLSDFSNKNYNYLNKYNDHSNLSQHIINEHTKENISKEKIEILNLLPRLKDIYVQNAKQKNDLNKSESQVFNSLNIFEQFD; encoded by the coding sequence atGAAAGATGTGATTATGAATGAAGAAAAATGTAATGATATTGAGAAATATTATAGGAACCCTTTTATTAGTACGAAAGAAGATTATTTACATGAAAGGATTGAAAAGATTATATGTTCGATACTCCTAAGCagaaatataaagaaaGCCAACTGTTTAGTGCTggatatattatttgatatatttatgaaaataataaaaacgATAGGATATCAttgtaaaaaattatcatcTCTTAGAGGTAGTCATGTTGtaaattatatagatataaaatattgCCTAAAATTAgctttttataatatatataatgaaatatatatattgaaagATTATTCCAAACTATATCAagatattatttattatcatatatatgatgaagatgacaataataaaaataatctacataataacaatgaaattaataataacaattttattatttgtgATGATAATCAAGAACATGTAGGAGAAGATGATGGattttataataagaatGAAGAAAGTAATTTAAGAAAATCCACATGTTCAATGAAGgtaataaaagaaaaagaaaattatattaatgttGTTCAAaattcttatttatattataaacatttatgtactaaaaaaaataataatacatatgaTGTAATAAATAATCTTAATAGTActaataatttatttacaaatgaatttaataacaaaaatatacaaGATGGTAATTTATCAAATAGCGAATgtgttaatattttatctttgagagaaaatattaatgtcgaaaaatataaagaaatcatgatgttaaaaaaaaattatatacatgATCATATGCCTATTATACCTTTATCAATAAatagaaaagaaaaaataactggatttataaatgaaaaggataataatacatatgaCCATATGAAATTACaatcaaataatttattaaacaatgatgaacaaaatatacATTCATCATCCTACTCATCATCTTCGTCATCATCCTCTTCATCAGATGACAGTCAGGaaagcaaaaaaaaattaagcgatttttcaaataaaaattataattatttaaacaAATACAATGATCATTCGAATTTATCAcaacatataataaatgaacatactaaagaaaatatatcaaaagaaaaaattgaaatattaaatcTTCTTCCAAGattaaaagatatttaTGTACAAAATgcaaaacaaaaaaatgacCTGAACAAGTCAGAAAGTCAGGTCTTTAATTCGCTTAACATATTTGAGCAGTTCGATTAA